The Flavobacterium commune genome contains a region encoding:
- a CDS encoding phosphatase PAP2 family protein, with translation MSFVLQAQTNYDEKKTDTLEIKTKEQLHFNKKQLIIPTVLIGYGVVGLGSDFLKSVNSEIKEEVNENFDKKFTIDDFTLYAPAASLYALEAFGVKGKNNLRDKTIILATATLIMGITVGTLKTTTNVERPDGSSFDSFPSGHTAIAFMGAELMYQEYKEVSPWYGVAGYAVAAGTGAFRMYNDRHWLTDVIAGAGIGILSAKAAYWLHPAVNKLLSSKKHKNRKSVFVPYYDGKQLGFGMVSSF, from the coding sequence ATGAGTTTTGTTTTGCAAGCTCAGACTAATTATGATGAAAAGAAAACAGATACTTTAGAGATAAAAACCAAAGAGCAATTGCATTTTAATAAAAAGCAATTAATTATTCCCACTGTTTTAATTGGTTATGGAGTAGTTGGGCTTGGAAGTGATTTTTTAAAATCGGTTAATTCTGAAATTAAGGAAGAGGTTAATGAAAATTTCGACAAAAAGTTTACTATAGATGATTTTACTCTTTATGCACCCGCAGCTTCATTATATGCTTTAGAAGCTTTTGGTGTAAAAGGGAAGAATAATCTTAGAGATAAAACGATTATTCTTGCAACTGCTACTTTAATTATGGGAATAACTGTAGGAACGCTTAAAACGACAACTAATGTTGAAAGACCGGATGGTTCCAGTTTCGATTCGTTTCCTTCAGGGCATACTGCAATAGCCTTTATGGGGGCTGAATTAATGTATCAGGAATACAAAGAGGTTTCGCCTTGGTATGGTGTGGCAGGATATGCTGTTGCGGCAGGAACAGGAGCTTTTAGAATGTATAATGACAGGCATTGGCTTACTGATGTTATTGCAGGAGCAGGTATAGGAATTTTGAGTGCAAAAGCAGCTTACTGGTTGCATCCAGCAGTAAATAAACTGCTGTCGTCAAAAAAGCATAAAAATAGAAAATCAGTATTTGTTCCCTATTATGATGGAAAACAACTTGGATTTGGTATGGTTTCCTCATTTTGA
- the bshA gene encoding N-acetyl-alpha-D-glucosaminyl L-malate synthase BshA, whose amino-acid sequence MKIAIVCYPTFGGSGVVATELGLELARLGHEVHFITYSQPVRLALLNPNVHYHEVNVPEYPLFHYQPYELALSSKLVDMVKLYKIELLHVHYAIPHAYAGYMAKQMLKNEGIEIPMITTLHGTDITLVGNHPHYKPAVSFSINKSDVVTSVSQSLKEDTYKLFNIKRDIHVIPNFIELDKNVKDYNIPCQRTLIAKPEERIITHISNFRKVKRIPDIIRIFYKIQKEIPAKLLMVGDGPEKEKAELLCQELGILEKVIFFGNSNEIDKILSNSDLFLLPSETESFGLAALEAMAWGVPVISSNSGGLPEVNFEGVSGYLSTVGNIDEMAENALKILKDDTVLAQFKENALTVAKKFDIKHILPIYIDIYEKAIKKYTKKAKHSTKPHDD is encoded by the coding sequence ATGAAAATAGCAATAGTTTGTTATCCAACCTTTGGAGGAAGTGGTGTTGTAGCTACCGAATTAGGTTTAGAATTAGCTCGTTTAGGACATGAAGTTCATTTTATAACCTACAGTCAGCCAGTACGTCTGGCTTTGTTGAATCCTAATGTGCATTATCACGAAGTAAACGTTCCCGAGTATCCTTTATTTCATTATCAACCTTATGAATTAGCCTTATCGAGTAAACTGGTCGATATGGTCAAACTTTATAAAATAGAGTTGTTGCATGTACACTATGCTATTCCTCACGCTTATGCAGGTTATATGGCTAAGCAAATGCTTAAAAATGAAGGAATTGAAATCCCAATGATTACAACACTTCATGGAACAGATATTACTTTGGTGGGGAATCATCCGCATTATAAACCTGCGGTGAGTTTTAGCATCAATAAATCAGATGTGGTAACTTCTGTTTCTCAAAGTTTAAAAGAAGATACCTATAAATTGTTTAATATCAAGAGAGATATTCATGTTATACCTAACTTTATTGAGTTAGACAAAAACGTAAAAGATTATAATATTCCTTGCCAGCGAACGCTTATTGCTAAACCCGAAGAGCGTATTATTACACATATTTCTAATTTTAGAAAAGTAAAACGCATTCCGGATATTATTCGAATTTTTTACAAAATACAAAAAGAAATTCCAGCCAAATTATTGATGGTAGGTGATGGACCGGAAAAAGAAAAGGCGGAATTATTGTGTCAGGAATTAGGGATATTAGAGAAGGTAATCTTTTTTGGTAACAGTAACGAAATTGATAAAATTTTAAGCAATTCGGATTTGTTTTTATTACCGTCAGAAACAGAGAGTTTTGGATTAGCAGCTCTGGAAGCAATGGCTTGGGGAGTTCCAGTTATTTCAAGTAATTCAGGAGGTTTGCCTGAGGTGAATTTTGAGGGAGTTTCCGGTTATTTAAGTACTGTAGGTAATATTGACGAAATGGCCGAAAATGCCTTGAAAATATTAAAAGACGATACCGTTTTAGCCCAATTCAAAGAGAATGCCTTAACGGTAGCTAAGAAGTTTGACATCAAACATATTTTGCCTATTTATATTGATATTTATGAAAAAGCAATTAAAAAATACACTAAAAAAGCCAAACATTCGACGAAACCCCATGATGATTAA
- a CDS encoding dicarboxylate/amino acid:cation symporter has product MTQKNTSKPSLLGNLTFQILIAMFLGAVLGVIIHNSLAVEAAQSFSSKIKMLATVFIRLVQMIISPLVFTTLVVGIAKLGDIKTVGRIGGKSLAWFFTASFLSLLLGMFFVNLLQPGVGLNLSNVDLASVSEVTAKTQNISFENFIEHIVPKSIFEAMATNEILQIVIFSIFFGLAAASLGDYVKPVVSALDKTSHIVLKMVNYVMKFAPIGVFGAIAAVFAVRDFQELAITYFKFFGSFLIGISSIWIVLILVGYIFLKGRMTILLKRIIGPLIIAFGTTSSEAVFPKLTEELERFGVKDRIVSFMLPLGYSFNLDGSMMYMTFASIFIAQAYGIHLDLGVQMTMLLVLMLTSKGIAGVPRASLVVVAATCGMFDIPVEGIALILPIDHFCDMFRSATNVLGNALATSVVGKWEQQNEEIIVLAE; this is encoded by the coding sequence ATGACGCAAAAGAATACCTCAAAACCATCACTTTTAGGAAATCTTACTTTCCAGATTTTAATTGCAATGTTTCTTGGTGCCGTTTTAGGTGTTATTATTCATAATTCACTTGCGGTAGAAGCAGCTCAATCGTTTAGTAGTAAAATAAAAATGTTGGCTACCGTTTTTATTCGGTTAGTCCAAATGATTATCTCTCCTTTAGTGTTTACCACTTTGGTTGTTGGAATTGCTAAATTAGGAGATATTAAAACGGTAGGGAGAATTGGAGGAAAATCATTAGCATGGTTTTTTACGGCCTCATTCCTGTCATTGTTATTAGGGATGTTTTTTGTAAACTTGCTTCAACCCGGAGTAGGACTTAATTTGTCAAACGTTGATTTGGCTTCTGTTTCAGAGGTAACGGCCAAAACACAAAATATATCTTTCGAAAATTTTATAGAACATATTGTCCCTAAAAGTATTTTTGAAGCAATGGCTACTAATGAAATTTTGCAAATTGTTATTTTCTCTATTTTCTTTGGTTTAGCCGCTGCATCTTTGGGAGATTACGTAAAACCTGTCGTTAGTGCTTTAGATAAAACTTCTCATATTGTATTAAAAATGGTTAATTACGTCATGAAATTTGCTCCTATAGGTGTTTTTGGCGCTATTGCTGCTGTATTTGCTGTGAGGGATTTTCAGGAATTGGCGATAACCTATTTTAAATTTTTCGGTTCTTTTTTAATTGGAATTTCTTCAATTTGGATTGTATTGATATTAGTAGGTTATATTTTTCTTAAAGGTCGAATGACCATTTTGCTTAAAAGAATTATTGGCCCTTTAATTATTGCTTTTGGAACCACAAGTAGTGAAGCTGTTTTTCCTAAGCTTACAGAAGAACTGGAACGTTTTGGGGTTAAAGACAGGATTGTTTCGTTTATGTTGCCTTTAGGTTATTCTTTTAATTTGGATGGCAGTATGATGTATATGACTTTTGCTAGTATTTTTATAGCTCAGGCTTATGGAATTCATTTAGATTTGGGTGTTCAAATGACTATGCTTTTAGTTTTGATGCTTACCAGTAAAGGTATTGCAGGTGTGCCAAGAGCAAGTTTAGTAGTTGTGGCTGCCACTTGCGGAATGTTTGACATTCCGGTTGAGGGAATTGCACTAATTTTACCAATTGATCATTTTTGCGATATGTTTCGTAGTGCTACTAATGTTTTAGGGAATGCTTTGGCTACATCAGTAGTTGGAAAATGGGAACAACAAAATGAAGAAATTATTGTGTTAGCCGAATAA
- a CDS encoding protease complex subunit PrcB family protein, whose translation MKKTLVSVAMLLVMFSCSTTQKTNVNKPLYEVLLQQNDGGANINFYEILSESNEIKMLLNDEKLKGKINTDDVQQSNFVVLNMGEKNTGGYSITVDNVTETETEIVITLKETKPEPGAMLIQQITYPYTVVKINSKKQIVIK comes from the coding sequence ATGAAAAAAACGTTAGTTTCGGTAGCAATGCTTTTAGTGATGTTTTCCTGTAGTACCACACAAAAAACTAATGTGAATAAACCTTTGTACGAAGTTTTATTACAGCAAAACGACGGAGGAGCAAATATTAATTTTTATGAAATTCTATCAGAATCCAATGAAATTAAAATGTTGTTAAACGACGAAAAACTGAAAGGAAAAATTAATACTGATGATGTTCAGCAATCTAATTTTGTTGTATTGAATATGGGCGAAAAAAATACTGGCGGCTATTCGATAACAGTTGATAATGTTACTGAAACTGAAACCGAAATTGTTATCACTCTAAAAGAAACAAAGCCTGAACCGGGAGCAATGTTGATTCAACAAATTACTTATCCTTATACTGTAGTGAAAATCAATTCGAAAAAGCAAATTGTTATAAAATAG
- a CDS encoding ABC transporter ATPase, which yields MYVPFENLPEESRIWIYQSNRKFSDAEFSEIEKDLELFLNGWAAHGTSLEASYQLKYNRFIIIAVNQEVQAATGCSIDASVVFIQSLEQKYGVDLLDKMNVTFKLGEHIAHKPLIDFKKMVKDKAVTENTIVFNNLINNIQEYNESWEVPAADSWHSRFF from the coding sequence ATGTACGTACCATTTGAAAATTTACCGGAAGAATCCAGAATTTGGATTTATCAATCAAATAGAAAATTTTCGGATGCCGAATTTTCTGAAATTGAAAAAGATTTAGAATTGTTTCTTAACGGTTGGGCTGCACACGGAACTAGTTTAGAAGCTTCTTATCAATTAAAATACAATCGATTTATTATTATTGCTGTTAATCAGGAGGTGCAAGCTGCTACAGGTTGTTCTATTGATGCTTCGGTGGTTTTTATTCAAAGTTTGGAACAAAAATATGGAGTTGATTTGTTGGATAAAATGAATGTAACTTTTAAATTAGGAGAACATATTGCTCATAAGCCATTGATTGATTTCAAAAAAATGGTAAAGGATAAAGCGGTTACCGAAAACACAATTGTTTTTAATAATCTGATTAACAATATTCAGGAATACAATGAATCCTGGGAAGTTCCCGCAGCCGATAGCTGGCACAGTAGATTTTTTTAA
- the aroC gene encoding chorismate synthase, with product MAGNSYGTLFRITTFGESHGEALGGIIDGCPSGIALDFDAIQLEMSRRKPGQSAIVTQRKEPDDVQFLSGIFEGKTTGTPIGFIIPNTNQKSDDYSHIKDNYRPSHADYVYDQKYGFRDYRGGGRSSARETASRVVAGAIAKQMLSEIKINAYVSAVGPLSLDKSYEELDFSKIESNPVRCPDEAMAATMEDYIKQIRKEGDTVGGVVTCVIQNVPIGLGEPVFDKLHAELGKAMLSINAVKGFEFGSGFEGSKMKGSQHNDLYNADGTTKTNLSGGIQGGISNGMDIYFRVAFKPVATIMQKQDSLDNKGNITEMTGKGRHDPCVVPRAVPIVEAMAAIVLADFYLINKTY from the coding sequence ATGGCAGGAAATAGCTACGGAACACTATTTAGAATAACAACTTTTGGAGAATCACACGGAGAAGCTTTAGGAGGAATCATTGATGGTTGCCCATCAGGAATTGCATTAGATTTTGATGCTATTCAACTGGAAATGTCAAGAAGAAAACCAGGACAATCAGCTATTGTTACACAAAGAAAAGAACCGGATGATGTTCAGTTTTTATCCGGAATTTTTGAAGGTAAAACAACTGGTACGCCTATTGGTTTTATTATTCCAAATACCAATCAAAAATCAGACGATTATTCTCATATAAAAGACAATTACCGACCTAGTCATGCCGATTATGTGTATGATCAAAAATACGGTTTTAGAGATTATCGTGGAGGAGGAAGAAGTTCGGCTCGTGAAACAGCTAGTAGAGTAGTAGCGGGAGCTATAGCAAAACAAATGTTGTCTGAAATCAAGATAAATGCTTATGTTTCGGCTGTAGGACCTCTTTCTTTGGATAAATCCTATGAGGAATTGGATTTTTCTAAAATAGAAAGCAATCCGGTACGTTGTCCTGACGAAGCCATGGCTGCAACAATGGAAGATTACATCAAGCAAATTCGTAAAGAAGGAGATACTGTAGGTGGTGTGGTTACTTGTGTGATTCAAAATGTGCCTATTGGACTTGGGGAGCCTGTTTTTGATAAATTGCATGCCGAATTAGGAAAAGCCATGCTTTCTATTAATGCGGTAAAAGGATTTGAATTTGGAAGCGGTTTTGAAGGTTCGAAAATGAAAGGTAGCCAGCATAATGATTTATACAATGCTGATGGAACTACCAAAACCAATCTTTCAGGAGGAATTCAGGGAGGAATAAGCAACGGAATGGATATTTATTTCCGTGTAGCTTTCAAGCCGGTGGCTACTATTATGCAAAAACAAGATTCATTAGACAATAAAGGGAATATCACCGAGATGACAGGTAAAGGTCGTCATGATCCTTGTGTAGTTCCTCGTGCTGTGCCTATTGTTGAAGCTATGGCAGCAATTGTATTGGCAGATTTTTATTTGATAAATAAAACCTATTAA
- a CDS encoding UDP-2,3-diacylglucosamine diphosphatase → MKKRKVEVVVISDVHLGTYGSHAKELYNYLSSIKPEILVLNGDIIDIWQFRKSYFPKSHLKVIQKIISFASKGTKVYYITGNHDEMLRKFTEMNMGNFILADKVVLEMNDKKAWIFHGDVFDASVNHAKWIAKLGGLGYDYLILINRFFNWCLNKMGKEPYSFSKKIKASVKKAVKHISDFEETATELAIENKYDYVICGHIHEPKILKKENKNGSTMYLNSGDWVENLTSLEYNRKKWKLYRYQESKYNETINLAEKEELTGEQLIASIILSK, encoded by the coding sequence TTGAAAAAAAGAAAAGTTGAAGTAGTTGTAATTTCCGATGTTCATCTGGGAACTTACGGAAGTCATGCCAAAGAATTATACAATTATCTGTCGTCTATAAAGCCTGAAATTTTAGTACTCAATGGCGATATTATTGACATTTGGCAATTTAGAAAATCCTATTTCCCTAAATCACATTTAAAAGTAATCCAAAAAATCATCAGCTTTGCTTCTAAAGGAACTAAAGTCTATTACATTACCGGAAATCATGACGAAATGCTCCGAAAATTTACCGAAATGAATATGGGGAATTTTATCTTAGCCGATAAAGTGGTTTTAGAAATGAACGATAAGAAAGCCTGGATTTTCCACGGTGATGTTTTTGATGCTTCGGTGAATCATGCCAAATGGATTGCCAAACTTGGCGGTTTGGGTTATGATTATTTAATTCTAATTAACCGCTTTTTTAATTGGTGTTTAAACAAAATGGGGAAAGAACCTTATTCTTTTTCTAAAAAAATAAAGGCGAGTGTAAAAAAAGCAGTCAAACACATTTCGGATTTTGAAGAAACTGCAACTGAATTAGCAATCGAAAATAAATACGATTATGTTATATGTGGTCATATTCACGAACCAAAAATTCTCAAAAAAGAGAACAAAAACGGTTCAACTATGTACTTGAACTCGGGAGATTGGGTAGAAAATCTTACATCTTTAGAATACAACAGAAAAAAGTGGAAATTATATCGATACCAGGAGTCAAAATATAATGAAACTATAAATCTTGCCGAGAAAGAAGAACTTACTGGAGAACAACTAATTGCATCAATAATCCTTTCAAAATAA
- a CDS encoding porin family protein, whose product MKKIILSAFMLMGLAFSTQAQEISKNALGLRLGDNDGFGGEISYQRGLSDNNRLELDLGWRNSNNVDAFKLTGIYQWVWNIDGGFNWYAGVGGGLGSWSIDNNAIDDSGTFAFVAGNLGIEYGFDEVPIQLSLDIRPELYFNSDDFRNDNFGPDIALGIRYQF is encoded by the coding sequence ATGAAAAAAATTATTTTATCAGCTTTTATGCTAATGGGATTAGCATTTAGCACACAAGCACAGGAAATTTCAAAAAATGCTTTAGGTTTGCGTTTGGGTGACAATGATGGTTTTGGTGGTGAGATTTCATACCAAAGAGGATTGTCTGACAACAACCGTTTAGAATTAGATTTGGGATGGAGAAACAGCAACAATGTTGATGCTTTCAAATTAACTGGTATCTACCAATGGGTTTGGAACATTGACGGAGGTTTCAACTGGTACGCTGGTGTTGGTGGAGGTTTAGGTAGCTGGAGCATAGACAATAATGCTATTGACGATAGCGGAACTTTTGCTTTTGTAGCTGGTAACCTTGGTATTGAATATGGTTTTGACGAAGTGCCAATTCAACTTTCTTTAGACATCAGACCTGAGTTGTATTTCAATTCTGATGATTTTAGAAATGATAACTTTGGTCCGGACATCGCTTTAGGTATCAGATATCAATTCTAA